The Lycium barbarum isolate Lr01 chromosome 12, ASM1917538v2, whole genome shotgun sequence genome includes a region encoding these proteins:
- the LOC132623681 gene encoding COP9 signalosome complex subunit 8-like: MFELLLSAYSTISTQDAAHFLGMNENDATNYVLQQGWVLDSASQMLTVKKQAVVTEQKLDPSKLQRLTEYVFHLEH, encoded by the exons ATGTTTGAGCTCCTGCTTTCTGCTTATTCAACCATTAGCACACAAGATGCAGCTCACTTCCtgggaatgaatgaaaatgaTGCTACAAACT ATGTGCTGCAACAGGGCTGGGTGTTGGATTCAGCTTCTCAAATGCTTACTGTGAAGAAGCAGGCAGTTGTAACAGAACAGAAGTTAGACCCCAGCAAATTACAGCGCTTGACAGAATATGTGTTCCATCTTGAGCACTAA